In Cryptococcus deuterogattii R265 chromosome 4, complete sequence, a genomic segment contains:
- a CDS encoding solute carrier family 29 (equilibrative nucleoside transporter) member 1/2/3: MLAAIHSTLSGSSSTRPDPAEYQPVIPSNAVNADPADPATLDYIDRELGHAAARDVIEYENVKVYFCFWVLGAGVLMSWNALICTFPLLISYLPLDSNLRGNLSSILSTVYCFGNLFFLGMAQRHVGKVSPTKRLHSSLVVLLITALLTTYPALPVLFPILSSSLLLTVLIFISLVLSFSTAYLQSSVFALSSLWGSEQTLGVMSGQGGIAVLVSGVQFALAFVSAVAKSDDGQGDEGEEASKLAGVGLWAACSLGVVGCFMASRYLKRHPKYLDVVAPKFATSELNSVEGNKRESGTTRKLFKKNWELNLAVAWVFVVTLSVFPPITTRILSTHQPTPRLLQPDVFMPLHFVIFNIGDYIGRTYLASYSALRLTSPRRILFLSLGRTLFIPLFFACNVTPREVGNTPFINFDILYFLIILLFSMSNGYLGSLCMVISSSPDLNPRIKADERDVAATLASFCLVAGLAAGSLASFAVGAAVNRAL, from the exons ATGCTCGCAGCCATACATAGCACTCTATCCGGCTCCTCGTCCACTCGCCCAGATCCAGCCGAGTACCAGCCGGTCATCCCCTCCAATGCAGTCAATGCAGACCCTGCAGATCCAGCCACTCTCGACTATATCGACCGCGAGCTCGGACACGCCGCAGCCAGAGACGTCATAGAATACGAGAACGTCAAGGTCTACTTTTGCTTCTGGGTCCTTGGTGCTGGTGTCCTCATGAGCTGGAATG CCCTCATATGTACGTTCCCTCTACTGATATCGTACCTCCCTTTGGACTCGAACCTTCGTGGAAATCTCTCGAGTATACTATCCACGGTATACTGCTTTGGAAacctcttttttcttggTATGGCCCAGCGCCATGTCGGCAAG GTATCACCAACAAAGCGactccactcttctcttgtAGTCCTCCTTATAACGGCTCTGCTCACCACCTACCCCGCTTTGCCAGTTCTCTTCCCAATATTGTCCTCTTCACTCCTTCTCACGGTCCTCATCTTTATATCCCTGGTCCTTTCATTCTCTACAGCCTACCTTCAATCATCCGTCTTtgccctttcttccctttggGGCTCGGAACAGACTCTCGGTGTCATGTCGGGACAAGGCGGTATCGCCGTCCTCGTATCTGGCGTTCAGTTTGCTTTGGCTTTTGTCTCAGCGGTTGCTAAAAGTGATGACGGGCAAGGcgatgaaggcgaagaagcgAGTAAACTCGCAGGTGTAGGTCTGTGGGCAGCGTGCTCGCTAGGTGTAGTTGGATGTTTCATGGCGAGCAGGTACCTCAAGAGACATCCGAAATACCTTGACGTGGTAGCCCCTAAATTTGCAACTAGTGAGCTTAATAGTGTGGAAGGCAATAAACGTGAGAGCGGAACGACGAGAAAGTTGTTCAAGAAGAATTGGGAGCTCAACTTGGCCGTTGCTTGGGTCTTCGTCGTTACTCTA TCTGTCTTCCCGCCAATCACAACTAGGATCCTTTCGACACATCAGCCTACACCTAGGTTGTTGCAGCCTGATGTCTTCATGCCCCTTCATTTTGTCATTTTCAACA TCGGTGACTATATCGGTCGAACATATCTCGCCTCATACTCTGCACTCCGCCTTACTTCCCCTCGACgtatcctcttcctctctctcggACGTACCTTGttcattcccctcttctttgcttgCAACGTTACCCCTCGAGAGGTTGGTAATACTCCATTCATCAATTTTGACATTTTGTACTTTTTGATCATCCTTTTGTTCTCCATGAGCAACGG GTACCTTGGGTCACTCTGTATGgtcatatcatcatcaccggACCTCAACCCTCGTATCAAGGCggatgagagagatgtTGCTGCGACACTCGCTTCATTTTGCCTCGTAGCAGGTCTCGCAGCTGGTAGTTTGGCCAGTTTTGCAGTAGGCGCTGCTGTGAATAGAGCCTTGTAG
- a CDS encoding NADPH2:quinone reductase — MSSFQIPKTMKAIQVDAAGGPEVNVLREIPVPTPKPDEVLIKVQYTGLNYIDTYYRSGLYPKEFPYTVGQDAVGTLVQGPSSSDVRFNIPLGATVFTPAGSSFAEYLVAPASRVGVIPEGVDHKDGVSWSTVGLTALALAKESYPVKKGDWVLIRAAAGGVGLVLTQIVKYLGGHVIGTVSSQDKAELVKSYGADLVLLSTDPSEDNVKKILEVTNGGVHGVYDGVGKDTWEEDFQVVRRKGTIVTFGNASGAVPPFAPLKLTPKALKVTRPTVWSIVTTPEEFREYTTELADIVKKAGLKFEVHKVYELTAEDVIQAQKDITSRGTKGKLLVHVADK; from the exons ATGTCCTCTTTCCAGATTCCAAAGACCATGAAGGCTATCCAG GTCGACGCTGCCGGTGGCCCCGAAGTCAACGTACTCAGAGAGATCCCTGTCCCAACTCCTAAGCCCGACGAAGTTTTGATTAAAGTTCAGTACAC TGGCCTAAACTACATTGATACAT ACTACCGAAGTGGTCTTTATCCCAAGGAGTTCCCCTACACTGTCGGCCAGGATGCTGTCGGTACCCTCGTCCAGggtccatcttcttccgacGTCAGGTTTAACATCCCCCTCGGCGCTACTGTCTTTACCCCCGCCGGAAGCTCTTTCGCCGAGTACCTCGTCGCTCCCGCTTCTCGTGTCGGTGTTATCCCCGAAGGTGTTGACCATAAAGACGGTGTCTCTTGGTCTACTGTCGGTCTTACTGCCCTTGCACTCGCCAAGGAGAGTTACCCtgtcaagaagggtgaCTGGGTCCTTATTCGGGCTGCTGCCGGTGGTGTAGGTCTCGTGCTCACCCAGATTGTAAAATATCTCGGCGGTCATGTGATCGGTACGGTCTCCTCCCAGGACAAGGCGGAGCTCGTCAAGAGCTACGGTGCTGATTTGGTTCTCTTGAGCACCGATCCCTCAGAGGACAATGTCAAGAAGATCCTGGAAGTGACAAACGGTGGTGTCCACGGTGTTTATGATGGTGTCGGCAAGGACAcctgggaagaggatttcCAGGTCGTCAGACGAAAGGGCACCATTGTTACTTTTGGTAACGCTTCT GGTGCCGTTCCTCCCTTTGCTCCACTTAAACTTACCCCCAAAGCCCTCAAGGTCACCCGACCTACCGTCTGGTCCATCGTCACTACCCCTGAAGAGTTCAGAGAGTACACCACAGAGTTGGCCGATAttgtcaagaaggctggTCTCAAG TTTGAGGTTCACAAGGTGTACGAGCTTACGGCTGAAGATGTTATCCAGGCCCAAAAGGACATTACTTCCAGGGGAACAAAGGGCAAGCTCTTGGTCCACGTTGCCGACAAGTAA
- a CDS encoding clampless protein 1, whose amino-acid sequence MTTYLAPRVFSNKENSTVPSVVLNDIDAISLSLRTSLSGVTLAPKKKSAALGLGRAPKFTYRRHSNKPYNRSTSITRAKKAAVQAKSARPKVIARQCKTKPPPLKLAQGPDGERARLERLRKAVWNPPAPIPGQVKVPLKLPYPRFPPFEHIDNEDLKGIPVQYIFDRLVPFLPSIAAINLAYRIYASIPHPNPKLLNKTTLAFAIPEVVDGGKPHWAEKARGREPDLALAVVGKTEEGSKGNMVVAVNNLVFATQCAYWPRLMTPSIPISAPKRPAPSESPVSASLPDIVETEEGDSHASISSSYSDGDSEVDFVDLPRLPRPVKDYKGFLHLPLVRLPIPSPSTFPIIHRLLHHPSRALIPDLLGLPEHCTTRSPILDAISGLSVQQLMDKLTTLHGVWQNLCSLGFGRLESWRQLGEAWACVVGVIAGHGLLVAGQEEAEMQCTGRKTAAEDVAWEWVRQQKAKEQQ is encoded by the exons ATGACTACATATCTCGCCCCTCGAGTCTTCTCCAATAAAGAGAACTCTACAGTACCCAGCGTCGTTCTCAACGACATTGACgccatctctctttccttgcgTACCTCACTTTCCGGAGTTACTCTTGCGCCCAAAAAGAAGTCTGCTGCCCTTGGACTTGGCCGTGCTCCCAAATTCACCTATCGTCGTCATTCTAACAAGCCTTACAATCGATCTACCTCCATCACCCGAGCCAAAAAGGCCGCTGTTCAAGCTAAGAGTGCCAGGCCCAAAGTTATCGCCAGGCAGTGTAAGACCAAGCCTCCGCCTTTAAAGTTGGCTCAAGGACCAGATGgggaaagggcgaggtTGGAGAGGTTAAGAAAAGCCGTCTGGAACCCTCCTGCCCCGATTCCTGGTCAAGTAAAGGTTCCTCTCAAGTTGCCTTATCCTAGATTCCCTCCTTTTGAGCACATTGATAATGAGGATCTAAAGGGAATC CCCGTGCAGTACATCTTTGACCGCCTagttccttttcttccctccattGCTGCCATTAACCTTGCCTACCGAATTTATGCTTCCATTCCTCACCCTAACCCCAAACTCTTGAATAAGACCACCCTCGCTTTTGCCATTCCAGAAGTTGTCGACGGGGGCAAACCTCACTGGGCTGAGAAAGCACGAGGACGGGAGCCCGATTTGGCACTTGCTGTCGTTGGCAAAACTGAAGAAGGGTCGAAGGGTAACATGGTCGTTGCAGTCAATAATCTTGTTTTTGCCACTCAATGCGCATACTGGCCCCGACTTATGACTCCTTCAATACCTATCTCTGCCCCCAAACGTCCTGCACCTTCAGAATCACCTGtctctgcttctctccCTGATATCGTTGAGACTGAAGAGGGTGATTCCCATgcttccatttcatcttcctaCTCTGACGGGGATTCAGAGGTTGACTTCGTTGACCTCCCTAGGCTGCCAAGACCGGTCAAGGACTATAAAGGTTTCctgcatcttcctcttgttCGACTTCCTattccatctccctcaacgttccccatcatccaccgacttctccaccaccctTCCCGGGCGCTTATTCCCGATCTCCTCGGCCTGCCTGAGCACTGCACCACTCGATCGCCAATACTCGATGCCATCTCTGGTCTCTCCGTTCAACAATTAATGGACAAGCTTACGACCTTGCACGGCGTTTGGCAGAATCTTTGCAGCCTAGGGTTTGGTCGACTGGAGTCTTGGCGGCAGCTGGGAGAGGCATGGGCATGTGTCGTTGGTGTGATCGCCGGTCACGGTCTGCTGGTTGCAGGACAAGAGGAGGCCGAGATGCAGTGTACTGGGCGAAAGACGGCAGCGGAGGATGTTGCATGGGAGTGGGTAAGGCAGCAGAAGGCTAAGGAGCAGCAGTAG
- a CDS encoding high-affinity phosphodiesterase, translating into MPSTSSSRSLTPPSLLSGMGPQTLSVLVLLPSSSSSPAEVPTTHPPDRLVPRSSSPKVPTELSVTKSTKGGQGGGGVVDEEELKAKVMAGRRLSLGSSLGSDINLSIGDGTVSLNIHPPLKSQPSRMTTSHGMPPFSPIVSPTSTVPPSISKDPSSTLEAPPFGYSSRPGAGSHTRSHRRRPQTASGTANDIAPALIKETANARSSLAIVSGAVKGRGKARPGWEADELVGNLRESGLEVTVVHTLSHLPSLIDPAVSPSAHPIITRPADPAGPVTQVILVPLADSPSFPSLSLLLNSGTTPSAVCFQQDILERAIRAEEQWLKGALAQIQRVVDICTERRSASSSTPSTARPSPVTSGTVSPTEAPAPFIIAYSANPSLSQSAISACISAGAIGVLKPPYDLSTAEMVRRMVRSYKEGELPVTFQSPFDTSSPYGMTASHLSISPGGGSDETTVVLPPTALDMGAEHEGEKILAAAMGPRRGSSEAWSLARSDKRSSFSQRTSMSRESQSTSRKGSTVSGIAFTSADPFAASCACNSPSSLHLRSNQQTPPMYQQTPIAATYEDPEISLPPASKYTYPYLFYQAPSFCSFHPAPDPRRRSVDVGGLAEAIKRASQLYEASHPILSGSNASSIQPQGVKLAQVYEGYSFPSADSPTSSANPKSPLGPSQRTQSSDENDAWGKYTELAELLSAMYCYTGTTIDVQMKEFEKFSDPLTPEKRSQLIDELATWNFKPHNLHQDDLYRIACLIFEGILNIEGLAELNLQQDNVKRVLFAMRAIYHAPNPYHNYVHAVDVLQATYTFLADIGVAPPFEYMREWGPNKEIWRRPSENGNEKSAGTKRAREIMRPQDILAVLVAAMGHDVGHPGLSNAFMKNARVPLSQVYEDKSVLENMHCMLVVQLLRKYGLGFLIERTKHSSEEQAMPNLDQKSFRQVLYSSILATDMSLHFAWVQKLKEFDARLNAGEAGAVEDERILICQALIKCADISNPSRPIDVSQHWSSVLLEEWAKQASLEQDLSLPVSVVASADAALQAKGQIGFIDLFTKPLFQAVSDVWPELQRYTDSCVENHTIWKTRLAELTEKEGEEGEAARTIIQPAMEGASQDERFKTLFPLLLPTPLFSGLSVPEETPSLMCSSSVLSPTVSSSPLAPSAPSVFSFGTDPTEQTGASPAASVMRAVYHAKLVDQGSRSRLTSWSRGYIYGDWNELRRKSTPEILTGNYHL; encoded by the exons ATgccttcaacctcaagtTCGCGTTCCCTTACTCCGCCATCACTGCTGTCTGGAATGGGTCCTCAAACGCTATCTGTTTTAGTGCtacttccatcatcttcaagctccCCAGCAGAGGTTCCTACCACGCATCCGCCTGACCGTTTAGTACCCAGATCGTCCAGTCCCAAAGTGCCGACGGAATTGAGCGTGACAAAGAGTACAAAAGGaggccaaggaggaggtggagtaGTAGACGAAGAGGAACTCAAGGCTAAGGTGATGGCAGGTAGACGACTAAGTCTGGGCTCAAGCTTGGGGTCAGACATCAACTTATCAATAGGAGATGGGACGGTGTCTCTCAATATACACCCTCCTCTAAAGAGCCAACCCAGTAGAATGACAACATCGCATGGCATGCCTCCTTTTTCGCCGATAGTATCTCCCACTTCGACCGTCCCTCCTTCAATCTCCAAAGACCCTTCGTCGACTCTGGAAGCGCCTCCTTTTGGTTACAGTTCACGCCCAGGCGCTGGAAGCCATACCCGCTCACATCGTCGACGACCGCAGACAGCTTCTGGGACTGCGAATGATATAGCACCGGCTCTCATCAAGGAGACGGCCAATGCTAGATCCAGCCTGGCGATAGTGAGCGGAGCGGTtaagggaagagggaaggcaAGGCCTGGATGGGAAGCTGATGAACTTGTGGGTAACTTGCGGGAAAGCGGCTTGGAAG TCACCGTGGTCCACACTCTGTCgcatcttccctccctcatAGACCCGGCAGTTTCTCCCTCCGCCCATCCTATCATCACCCGCCCAGCAGACCCCGCAGGGCCTGTTACACAGGTAATCCTTGTCCCTCTCGCCGAttccccatccttcccttctctaTCTCTGCTTTTAAACAGCGGCACAACTCCCTCAGCCGTCTGCTTCCAGCAAGATATCTTGGAAAGAGCAATTCGCGCAGAAGAGCAATGGCTCAAAGGGGCTTTAGCACAGATCCAACGTGTGGTGGACATATGTACTGAGCGCCGGTCTGCCAGTTCTTCAACACCGTCCACTGCTCGCCCTTCACCTGTTACCTCTGGTACTGTTAGTCCCACTGAAGCACCTGCGCCGTTTATCATCGCATACAGTGCCAACCCATCGCTTTCTCAGTCTGCGATATCGGCTTGTATTTCTGCTGGTGCGATTGGTGTACTGAAACCGCCATACGATTTGAGCACTGCCGAGATGGTGCGCAGAATGGTCCGGTCGTACAAGGAGGGCGAGCTACCTGTCACTTTCCAGTCACCCTTTGACACGTCCTCGCCTTATGGTATGACagcatctcatctctcaatTTCCCCTGGAGGAGGTTCTGACGAGACTACTGTTGTATTGCCGCCAACTGCATTAGACATGGGCGCAGAgcatgaaggagagaagattttAGCGGCAGCAATGGGTCCACGACGGGGTTCCAGCGAAGCCTGGAGTTTGGCTCGGAGTGATAAGCgttcatccttctctcaaaGAACGTCAATGTCGCGAGAGTCACAAAGCACTTCTCGCAAAGGATCTACAGTTTCAGGAATCGCTTTTACCTCTGCTGACCCTTTCGCCGCCAGCTGTGCGTGCAATAGCCCCTCCTCTCTACATTTGCGGTCGAACCAACAAACCCCACCCATGTACCAGCAGACGCCGATCGCGGCAACGTACGAAGATCCGGAAATTTCCCTACCGCCTGCTTCAAAGTATACATACCCTTATCTCTTCTATCAAGCGCCATCATTCtgctctttccatcctgcTCCGGATCCGCGTAGACGAAGTGTGGATGTTGGTGGTTTGGCAGAGGCCATAAAAAGAGCGTCTCAATTATACGAGGCTAGTCATCCCATTTTATCGGGATCGAACGCTTCAAGCATTCAACCTCAGGGGGTCAAATTGGCACAAGTGTACGAAGGCTACTCCTTCCCTTCAGCCGATTCACCGACATCTTCAGCAAACCCAAAATCGCCTCTCGGTCCAAGCCAGAGAACGCAGTCAAGCGATGAGAATGACGCTTGGGGCAAATATACTGAATTGGCCGAGCTCCTTAGTGCCATGTACTGCTACACAGGAACAACTATTGATGTCCAAATGAAGGAATTCGAGAA ATTTTCCGACCCGTTAACCCCAGAGAAGAGGTCGCAGCTTATCGATGAACTGGCGACATGGAATTTCAAACCGCATAATCTTCACCAGGATGATCTTTATCGAATAGCTTGTTTGATCTTTGAAGGAATTTTGAATATAGAAGGTCTGGCTGAACTTAATCTTCAACAAG ACAATGTCAAACGCGTTTTGTTCGCGATGCGAGCCATCTATCACGCCCCAAATCCTTATCACAATTACGTTCATGCCGTAGACGTCTTACAAGCCACGTACACCTTCCTTGCGGATATAGGTGTCGCTCCGCCATTTGAGTACATGCGCGAATGGGGCCCAAACAAGGAAATCTGGCGAAGGCCCTCAGAAAATGGGAATGAAAAAAGTGCTGGTACCAAGAGGGCAAGAGAAATCATGCGACCGCAAGATATTTTGGCTGTTTTGGTTGCTGCAATGGGGCATGACGTCGGCCACCCTGGCCTCAGTAATGCTTTCATG AAAAACGCAAGGGTGCCTTTGTCACAAGTGTATGAGGACAAGTCGGTCCTTGAAAACATGCACTGCATGCTTGTCGTGCAGTTGCTCCGCAAATATGGCCTTGGCTTCTTGATTGAACGTACCAAACACTCTTCTGAAGAGCAGGCCATGCCCAATCTGGATCAGAAGAGCTTCCGTCAAGTCCTTTATTCTTCTATCCTTGCCACAGACATGTCCCTCCACTTTGCTTGGGtccaaaagctcaaggaaTTTGATGCCAGGTTGAACGCTGGAGAGGCTGGTGctgtagaagatgagagaattTTAATTTGTCAAGCTTTGATTAAGTGTGCGGATATTAGCAACCCT AGCCGACCAATTGACGTCTCACAACACTGGTCATCTGTTTTGCTCGAAGAATGGGCCAAACAAGCATCACTTGAACAGGATCTCTCGCTTCCTGTCTCAGTCGTTGCTTCAGCAGACGCTGCGCTCCAGGCCAAGGGCCAAATTGGGTTTATTGATCTGTTCACAAAACCGTTGTTTCAGGCAGTGTCTGATGTGTGGCCGGAGCTTCAGCGTTACACTGATAGTTGTGTGGAAAATCATACAATATGGAAAACGAGGCTGGCTGAGTTgacggagaaggaaggcgaggaaggagaggcagcGAGAACAATAATCCAACCGGCGATGGAGGGCGCAAGTCAAGATGAAAGATTCAAGACCCTATTCCCCTTGCTTCTCCCCACACCGCTCTTCTCTGGCCTCTCTGTGCCTGAAGAAACTCCTTCACTTATGTGTTCCTCATCTGTTCTGTCGCCTACAGTCAGCTCGTCACCGCTTGCCCCTTCTGCGCCTTCCGTGTTCAGCTTTGGCACTGATCCAACCGAACAAACTGGTGCATCTCCTGCCGCCAGCGTCATGCGCGCAGTCTATCACGCAAAGCTTGTCGATCAAGGTTCACGCTCGAGATTAACTAGCTGGTCGAGAGGTTACATATATGGAGACTGGAATGAGCTCAGGAGGAAGTCGACGCCAGAGATCTTGACTGGTAATTATCATCTGTAA
- a CDS encoding uncharacterized protein (genome sequence mistake) — protein MFGYYSPVHPKSAAHSPVYASVMHESPRSASSHTPSVAARDYASRPSSNLSMQQQQQETPQTTKNNENKASEDGFIILSNMSSHTSTNALPPPRQANLTPHSHLNVPPPSVNDPYVSRFIKPTEPSDPRRPSLHRSSSAPGEHQAHLLPSALPLGPEGDGGWKDVHQQPVFEVFNGELTEEGNEMSKKLRLLLETVLKGQEQVGKMHFSLEELGEDDGLETEEKGGKKEDEKGKMYKRLEDRLERREKGVDEIMEKLDALSETLRTYHGLGTPKLSFNHTHTPPQSNQTKHRNTISVPHIKTDFPHMTIHRLRCLLDLRRLRHRLVLPLIQTSSVLNLQLTVHRPCEHLNQSPL, from the exons ATGTTTGGATACTATTCACCTGTACATCCAAAGTCAGCGGCACACTCACCAGTGTACGCATCTGTAATGCACGAGTCGCCCCGATCAGCGTCCTCACACACGCCGTCGGTCGCAGCAAGAGATTACGCATCTCGGCCGTCCAGCAACTTAAGCAtgcaacagcagcaacaggaAACACCACAAACAACCAAAAATAATGAGAACAAGGCCTCAGAGGATGgcttcatcattctctcAAACATGTCATctcacacctccaccaacGCACTTCCGCCACCAAGGCAGGCAAATCTAACCCCgcattctcatctcaacGTCCCCCCTCCGAGCGTCAACGATCCTTATGTCTCCCGTTTCATAAAACCGACAGAACCATCTGACCCCCGACGTCCGTCATTACACCGTTCCTCTTCAGCGCCTGGGGAACATCAGGCACATCTTCTACCCTCTGCGCTGCCTCTGGGACCAGAGGGCGATGGGGGTTGGAAGGATGTCCACCAACAGCCTGTTTTTGAGGTATTCAATGGAGAGCTTACTGAAGAGGGAAATGAAATGAGCAAAAAGTTGCGTCTTCTGCTGGAAACCGTGCTCAAGGGGCAAGAGCAAGTCGGGAAGATGCATTTCAGTCTagaagagttgggagaggatgatggtttagaaacagaagaaaagggtggaaagaaagaggatgaaaagggaaagatgtATAAAAGGCTAGAGGATCGGCTAGAGAGGCGCGAAAAAGGTGTGGATGAGATTATGGAAAAG CTGGACGCATTGTCAGAAACGCTGAGGACATATCATGGTCTGGGCACACCCAAACTATCCTTCAATCATACACATACACCTCCTCAGTCCAACCAAACAAAACACCGCAACACCATCTCTGTTCCTCATATCAAAACAGACTTCCCTCACATGACAATCCACCGTCTTCGGTGTCTCCTAGATCTCCGACGTCTCCGACATCGCCTCgtcctccctctcatccaAACATCATCCGTGCTCAATCTTCAATTGACCGTCCATCGACCATGCGAGCACCTCAACCAAAGTCCCCTTTGA
- a CDS encoding threonine synthase (genome sequence mistake) has translation MATVPDANVYCVAVEDSDFDTCQSIVKTLFSDAEFNATHRLGAINSINWARILAQIVYYFSAYFQLPEEARKDGAKLQFVVPTGNFGDILAGWYAKKLGLPMEQLVVATNENDILERFFRTGRYEADEAVQQDQTAETAAVNGSSDGQQAVSAVKATHSPAMDILLSSNFERLLYYLALETNSPEGSDEEKRFKAQEKLNGWMSALKKDGKVDLGEDVRQAACKDFWAERVSDGQTLEQIQKYYKREKYGPYIVDPHTAVGLTAQERSAKKASPDTTWVTLSTAHPAKFSGAVELALSASEFPDFDFRRDVLPDELKKLEGLEKRVHRVKGEEGVRALIEKVKSASHEKVDAEEGRGSL, from the exons ATGGCCACCGTCCCCGACGCCAACGTTTACTGCGTCGCCGTTGAGGATTCTGACTTTGACACTTGTCAAAGCATCGTCAAGACACTCTTCTCCGATGCCGAATTCAACGCTACTCACCGTCTCGGTGCTATCAACTCTATCAACTGGGCCCGTATTCTCGCTCAGATCGTCTACTACTTCTCGGCCTACTTCCAGCTCCCCGAAGAGGCCAGGAAGGATGGTGCCAAGCTTCAATTCGTGGTACCTACTGGTAACTTTGGTGACATTCTTGCTGGCTGGTACGCTAAGAAGCTCGGACTCCCCATGGAGCAACTCGTTGTCGCTACCAACGAGAACGACATTCTCGAGCGATTCTTCAGGACCGGCAGGTACGAGGCTGATGAAGCTGTGCAACAAGACCAGACTGCCGAGACTGCTGCTGTCAACGGCTCTAGCGATGGACAGCAAGCTGTCAGCGCCGTCAAGGCGACTCATTCTCCCGCTATggacatcctcctctcttccaactttGAGAGGCTGTTGTACTACCTTGCCCTTGAGACCAACAGCCCTGAGGGATccgatgaggagaagaggttcaAGGCCCAGGAAAAGTTAAACGGCTGGATGAGcgctttgaagaaggatggcaaGGTTGACCTCGGAGAGGATGTCAGGCAGGCTGCCTGCAAGGACTTCTGGGCCGAGAGGGTGTCTGACGGCCAG ACCCTCGAACAGATTCAAAAGTATTACAAGCGTGAGAAGTACGGTCCTTATATCGTCGACCCCCACACCGCCGTTGGTCTTACCGCTCAGGAGCGCTCTGCCAAAAAGGC CTCCCCTGATACCACCTGGGTCACTCTTTCCACTGCGCACCCCGCCAAGTTCTCTGGTGCCGTTGAGCTCGCCCTCTCAGCCTCCGAGTTCCCTGACTTTGATTTCCGACGGGATGTACTTCCAGATGAGCTCAAGAAGCTGGAGGGCCTTGAAAAGCGAGTTCACAGGGTTAAGGGTGAGGAAGGCGTGCGTGCGCTGATtgaaaaggtgaagagtgCGAGCCATGAAAAGGTGGACGCCGAAGAGGGACGAGGATCTCTTTGA